In Tissierellales bacterium, the following proteins share a genomic window:
- a CDS encoding helix-turn-helix domain-containing protein, which translates to MKINKAFKFRIYPNKEQLLLIQKTFGCVRFTYNRFLNQKIELYKVEKKSTTYVNQAKELTALKKELPWLKEVDSVSLQSSLRNLDTAFKNFFQKRAKYPKFKSKRNNTKSYTTKNTNDSIRIEG; encoded by the coding sequence ATGAAAATCAATAAAGCTTTTAAGTTTAGAATATATCCTAATAAAGAACAACTACTTTTGATACAAAAGACCTTTGGTTGTGTAAGATTCACATACAATCGTTTCCTTAATCAAAAAATCGAATTATATAAAGTCGAAAAAAAATCAACTACTTATGTCAATCAAGCAAAAGAATTGACAGCTCTAAAAAAAGAACTACCTTGGCTTAAAGAAGTAGATAGCGTTTCGCTTCAATCGTCTCTTAGAAATTTAGATACTGCTTTTAAAAACTTTTTTCAAAAAAGAGCAAAATATCCTAAATTCAAATCTAAGAGAAATAATACAAAATCTTATACAACTAAAAATACCAACGATTCAATAAGAATTGAAGGT
- a CDS encoding DUF3798 domain-containing protein, whose product MKKKLLAVLMTLMVVGTLVGCGSNADIQEKTETENKDVKVEASAEGEAADTEESAKVADYKIGVVTPTLSVSEDEFRAAENMVKKYPNIVKHITLPENFATEIETGLSQIESLADDPKMKAITISSGQSGLLPAFQKIKEKRPDIITITAPIWDDPDMMSQYIDVCLDTDWVRRGESIARKAHDMGAKTLIHYSFPTHMAKEVIVNRHDKMKETAEALGMTFVDVTTPDPQTGNGPAAMQQFLREDIPRQIEKYGKDTNIFGTNCGMYDVILGEALNLKYLMAEQCCPTPTQAFPTVMNLEIAAEDAGNYAKINEMISAKAKEADMTGRLSGWPTPVTIFLPEYSVELAKVMIENPEFDYKNLESLNALGEDMTGFGVDFQKLKPELDNYFVMIMDSIFY is encoded by the coding sequence ATGAAAAAGAAGCTTTTAGCAGTACTTATGACACTCATGGTAGTGGGAACACTAGTTGGGTGTGGTTCAAATGCAGACATTCAAGAGAAGACAGAAACTGAAAATAAAGATGTAAAAGTAGAAGCAAGTGCAGAAGGGGAAGCGGCAGATACTGAAGAATCAGCTAAAGTAGCTGACTATAAAATCGGTGTAGTAACACCTACACTTTCTGTATCGGAAGATGAATTTAGAGCAGCGGAAAACATGGTAAAGAAATATCCTAATATAGTTAAGCATATAACACTTCCAGAAAATTTTGCAACAGAGATAGAAACTGGGCTTAGCCAAATCGAATCATTGGCAGACGATCCAAAAATGAAGGCCATAACTATTAGTTCTGGTCAATCGGGATTATTACCAGCTTTCCAAAAGATAAAAGAAAAAAGACCGGATATCATAACTATAACAGCTCCTATTTGGGACGACCCTGATATGATGTCTCAATATATTGATGTTTGTTTAGATACTGACTGGGTTAGAAGAGGCGAGAGTATAGCGAGAAAAGCTCATGATATGGGAGCAAAAACGCTTATCCATTATTCATTCCCAACACACATGGCAAAAGAAGTAATAGTAAATCGTCATGACAAAATGAAAGAAACAGCAGAAGCATTGGGAATGACATTTGTAGATGTTACTACTCCAGATCCACAAACTGGAAATGGACCAGCAGCTATGCAGCAGTTTTTAAGAGAAGATATTCCAAGACAAATAGAAAAATACGGAAAAGATACAAATATATTTGGTACAAATTGTGGGATGTACGATGTAATATTAGGTGAAGCACTTAACCTTAAATACTTGATGGCAGAACAGTGTTGTCCTACACCAACTCAAGCATTTCCAACTGTTATGAATCTTGAGATAGCTGCAGAGGATGCAGGTAATTATGCAAAGATAAATGAAATGATTTCTGCAAAAGCAAAAGAAGCAGATATGACAGGTAGACTTTCAGGATGGCCAACACCAGTTACAATTTTCTTACCAGAGTACTCAGTAGAGCTTGCTAAGGTAATGATTGAAAACCCTGAATTTGACTACAAGAATTTAGAATCACTTAATGCACTTGGAGAAGACATGACTGGATTTGGAGTGGATTTCCAAAAGCTTAAGCCAGAGCTTGACAATTACTTTGTAATGATTATGGATTCTATTTTCTACTAA